In the genome of Luteitalea pratensis, the window ACGGCCACTCCTGGCACCTCTCGGCTGAGGCGATCAGCGCTCTCGACCATGTCGATGCCGTCTTGCCGCGCACTTTCGAACACCACGTCCTGCAACAGTCGGCCGCGTTCCTGTCCGAACCAGTCGGCGGCGTCGACCTGCGAATTCAGCAACCCGAATCCGCACACGTCACGGGCGAGAAGTGACTCGACACGGATCCGCACCTCGGGGTCGTCCGCGCACGCCGCATCGAGATACGCCGCGCGCCGGAGCGGCTCGTGCTCAGCGGCTTCGTGGAAGACACTCTTGATCCGCTGCCATCGAGCCGGGGTCATGTCAACCCTACGGTTTCGAGCTCCCGCTGGAGCCATGCCTTGGCCATGCGCCATTCACGCTTGACTGTCCGCGGGGAAATGCCGAGCACATCGGCGGTTTCCTCGACCGTCAGGCCACCGAAGAAGCGCAACTCAACGATACGGCTCTGCTGCGGATCGACCTTCTCCAGTGCGTCCAATGCCGGATCCATCGCCACGACGACGATGTCTTTCGGGTGCAATGCGGCCATGCCTGGATCGAGCGGCACTCTGATCGCGCCACCGCCCCGCTTACCAGCGGATCGTCGCCGTGCGTATTCCACCAGGATGCGACGGATGAGGTGTGCCGCGATCCCGAAGAAATGCGTGCGATTCTGCCATCGCACGTGCCGCTGATCGACCAGCTGCAGGTAGGCATCG includes:
- a CDS encoding sigma-70 family RNA polymerase sigma factor, coding for MSSHITRLLVAWGDGNQHARDELLDAVYGELRRLAHHHLRRERPGHTLQTTALVHDAYLQLVDQRHVRWQNRTHFFGIAAHLIRRILVEYARRRSAGKRGGGAIRVPLDPGMAALHPKDIVVVAMDPALDALEKVDPQQSRIVELRFFGGLTVEETADVLGISPRTVKREWRMAKAWLQRELETVGLT